Proteins from a genomic interval of Labrus mixtus chromosome 24, fLabMix1.1, whole genome shotgun sequence:
- the LOC132959363 gene encoding dynein light chain Tctex-type 3-like: MPGMEDFHNSSEGSFNSEEADSVVKECIESVVGADDYSQNLVNKWTASIVERCLTQLVKQGKAYKYIVTCAVMQKTGAGLHTANSCYWDTTMDGSCTVRWENRTMYCVVSVFAVAIA, from the exons ATGCCAGGAATGGAGGACTTTCACAACAGCAGCGAG GGCTCCTTCAACTCAGAGGAAGCTGACAGTGTCGTCAAAGAG tgtATCGAGAGCGTGGTAGGTGCTGATGACTACAGCCAGAATCTGGTGAACAAATGGACCGCCAGCATCGTGGAGCGCTGCCTCACACAGCTGGTCAAACAGGGGAAAGCATACAAGTACATCG TGACGTGTGCTGtgatgcagaaaacaggagCCGGCCTCCACACAGCTAACTCCTGCTACTGGGACACGACCATGGACG gAAGCTGCACCGTGAGATGGGAAAACCGCACCATGTACTGCGTGGTCAGTGTGTTCGCTGTGGCCATCgcatag
- the rpgrb gene encoding retinitis pigmentosa GTPase regulator b — MAGEAEDEIPESGAVFTFGKSKFADNVPSKFWLKNDVPLKIACGDEHTALITENGKLFMFGSNNWGQLGLGSKVTVNKPTCVKALKSEKVQFVACGRNHTLICTAQGKVFSSGGNSEGQLGLGDCEERTAFQRIHFFDSRGPIKMLAAGSNTSAALTESGKLFMWGDNTEGQIGLGKEGHAASPQEVSVGRPISWVSCGYYHSALVTADGALYTFGERDSGKLGLGTEQLPRHRVPQRVKSIKEEVLQVACGGGHTVALTEDDMYTFGLGQFGQLGHGTFIFESRVPRLVEHFRKGRVCQVNCGENHTAVITESGLLYSFGDGRHGKLGLGEENFTNQFKPTLCPRFLKYNVQAATCGGCHMVVLACPRDPGCSDVTLEEDDVTEDYLEKPYVELLGSTADSSILQRSLSARVRRRERERSPDQFGAMFRTLPAVMSGYLRPPLPVSSQTIPPRLPPTQLSHRKVLNGTHQHGSAGSMHQEQTGDVVESLTDTDSVKDLGETTDFLNMTHVMKMESDKSLSLSPVQKRKGKHAKTNQKKEGKLSKLSSFSSTPSSHKSETVSPRRALPTELLRGPVVRSSAPQTPQGQKASKQNKENLILAVEDLQRKPGKNKHPSIQDIKKAASKRRSKPTQRGNQLMEVGRKSGHDSKQHPEIRKTVSAESAVKVKQSQPRRVSVKSKPIAVQSQHTRASSSGKHSHTDSESLDSSRLLSQGKSSSKSKENTEISKKSKNEKNKKEAKSKKESKPAEGKTKEASNLNLLAGAASLAAGAVLMHEVMSQSSPSPSESSHSALKDGVQKFRSEESESAADDFRNKSAVSINIIPAAESPEDGTSRRETSQDESEEKTDSVTVQQEEEEEEEEEQRTSADVSEEEEDVSHSVEKVTEEEEDKDSDTLKPEEESGSDAGSSVTDKGDEEGEEEEEEEASETAGKESEDETEGKDSKGSDVEEEEEGSDEGSSEDSDSKGGESESEEEEEEDLESEEEEEEGESESLKTSESKKSDEGSETEERESKEEKESSAEEEEEKESSSAEEEEEEEEEKESSAKEEEEKESSSAEEEEEEKESSAAEEEEEEKESSAAEEEEEEKESSAAEEEEEEKESSVEEEEEKESSAAEEEEEEEEEEEESSAEEEEEEEEKESSAEEEEEEEEKESSAEEEEEEEEKEGGDAEEEEESSEQEESEHETESEGEEEEDDEEEQKSDDEEEAEEEDANSTDEKEDEEEEEEEEEEVVKKEKSAEERSVKSGRKLRSAQAADESEEFWGDVLPQYLHLK; from the exons ATGGCAGGGGAGGCGGAGGACGAGATACCAG AATCAGGAGCAGTTTTCACTTTTGGTAAGAGCAAGTTTGCAGACAACGTTCCCAGCAAATTCTGGCTTAAAAACGACGTCCCTTTAAAAATCGCCTGTGGGGACGAGCATACCGCCTTAATAACAG AAAATGGGAAACTCTTCATGTTTGGGAGCAACAACTGGGGCCAGCTGGGTCTGGGATCCAAAGTGACAGTGAACAAGCCTACGTGTGTCAAAG CTCTAAAGTCGGAGAAAGTTCAGTTTGTGGCGTGTGGCAGAAACCACACTCTCATCTGCACAG ctCAGGGAAAGGTGTTCTCGTCCGGGGGGAACAGTGAGGGTCAGCTGGGGCTCGGGGACTGTGAGGAGCGGACGGCCTTCCAGAGGATTCACTTCTTCGACTCTCGAGGACCAATCAAAATGCTCGCTGCTGGTTCAAAcacctctgctgctctcacag AGAGCGGTAAGCTGTTCATGTGGGGCGACAACACGGAGGGTCAGATCGGTTTGGGGAAGGAGGGCCACGCCGCCTCGCCCCAGGAGGTCAGCGTGGGTCGACCAATCAGCTGGGTGTCCTGTGGATACTACCACTCTGCATTAGTGACAG CTGACGGAGCTCTGTACACGTTCGGTGAGCGTGACAGTGGTAAACTGGGTCTGGGCACCGAGCAGCTGCCCCGACATCGAGTCCCTCAGCGGGTGAAGAGCATTAAAGAGGAGGTGCTGCAGGTGGCGTGTGGAGGGGGACACACGGTGGCACTAACAG AAGACGACATGTACACCTTCGGTCTCGGTCAGTTCGGTCAGCTCGGTCACGGCACGTTCATCTTCGAGTCGCGGGTCCCTCGGCTTGTCGAGCACTTTAGGAAGGGAAGAGTGTGTCAGGTGAACTGTGGGGAAAACCACACTGCCGTCATCACAG AAAGCGGTCTGCTGTACTCGTTTGGAGACGGTCGACATGGGAAACTGGGTCTGGGGGAAGAAAACTTCACAAACCAGTTTAAACCGACTCTGTGCCCTCGCTTCCTCAAGTACAATGTTCAGGCA GCTACGTGCGGCGGCTGTCACATGGTGGTGCTGGCTTGTCCGAGGGATCCGGGCTGCAGCGATGTGACTCTGGAGGAAGACGACGTGACAGAAGATTACCTGGAGAAGCCGTACGTGGAGCTGCTGGGGAGTACGGCCGACTCGTCAATCCTGCAGAGGAGCCTCTCTGCTCGGGTCCGCAGGAGGGAGAGG GAGAGATCTCCGGACCAGTTCGGCGCCATGTTCCGCACGCTGCCTGCCGTGATGTCCGGCTACCTCCGCCCACCGCTCCCCGTCTCCAGCCAGACCATCCCGCCCAGACTTCCTCCGACCCAGCTGAGCCACAGAAAGGTGCTCAACGGCACTCACCAACACGGGAGCGCAGGGTCAATGCACCAGG AGCAGACAGGCGACGTTGTGGAGAGCCTGACCGACACAGACAGCGTTAAAGATCTCGGAGAAACCACAGACTTCCTCAACATG ACACACGTGATGAAGATGGAAAGCGATAAAAGCCTCAGTCTGTCTCCAGTTCAGAAG AGGAAGGGTAAGCATGCTAAAACTAACcagaaaaaagagggaaagCTCTCAAAGCTGAGCAGTTTCTCTTCCACTCCCTCGTCTCATAAGAGCGAGACGGTCTCGCCTCGCCGTGCGCTACCTACTGAACTCCTGAGGGGCCCCGTGGTCCGCTCTTCGGCCCCTCAGACACCGCAGGGACAGAAAGCGTCCAAGCAGAACAAAGAGAATCTGATCCTGGCTGTGGAGGATCTGCAGAGGAAACCcggtaaaaacaaacatccaagTATACAAGACATTAAGAAGGCAGCATCCAAACGGAGGAGCAAGCCAACCCAGAGGGGAAATCAGCTGATGGAGGTTGGCAGAAAGTCGGGACATGACTCCAAACAACACCCTGAAATCAGAAAGACAGTTTCAGCTGAATCCGCAGTGAAAGTTAAGCAATCACAGCCGAGACGTGTCAGCGTTAAAAGCAAACCGATAGCAGTGCAAAGTCAGCACACACGAGCTTCCtcttcaggtaaacacagtcacacagactcGGAGAGTTTAGACAGCTCTCGACTGCTCTCTCAGGGGAAAAGTAGCTCGAAATCTAAAGAGAACACAGAAATTTCTAAAAAGTCTAAGAacgagaaaaacaaaaaggaggctaaatcaaagaaagagagcaaacctgcagaaggaaaaacaaaagaggcttCAAATCTCAACCTGCTAGCTGGAGCAGCCTCTCTCGCAGCAGGTGCCGTTTTAATGCATGAGGTGATGTCCCAGAGCTCACCGTCGCCATCAGAGAGCAGTCACAGCGCCCTGAAAGACGGCGTGCAGAAATTCCGCAGCGAAGAATCTGAATCCGCCGCCGACGATTTCAGGAACAAATCCGCAGTCAGCATCAACATCATCCCTGCAGCAGAGAGTCCAGAAGACGGGACGAGTCGGAGGGAGACGAGTCAGGATGAaagtgaggagaaaacagactctgTGACGGTccaacaggaggaagaggaggaggaggaggaagagcagagaaCAAGTGCTGATGTaagcgaggaggaggaagatgtcAGTCACAGTGTGGAGAaagttacagaagaagaagaagacaaggaCAGCGACACTCTAAAACCAGAAGAGGAGTCAGGAAGTGATGCAGGAAGCAGCGTTACAGACAAAGGTGATGAGgaaggtgaggaagaggaagaggaggaagcaagTGAGACTGCAGGGAAGGAAAGCGAAGACGAGACTGAAGGGAAAGACAGTAAGGGAAGTGatgtagaagaggaggaggagggaagcgATGAAGGGTCGAGTGAAGATTCAGACAGCAAAGGAGGAGAGTCTGaaagtgaggaggaagaggaggaggacctggaaagtgaggaggaggaagaggagggtgaaAGTGAGTCTTTAAAGACTTCAGAGAGCAAAAAGAGTGATGAAGGTAGTGagactgaggagagagagagta aggaggagaaggagagtagtgctgaggaggaagaggagaaagagagtagttctgctgaggaggaggaggaggaagaggaggagaaggagagtagTGctaaggaggaagaggagaaagagagtagttctgctgaggaggaagaggaggagaaagagagtagtgctgctgaggaggaagaggaggagaaagagagtagtgctgctgaggaggaagaggaggagaaagagagtagtgctgctgaggaggaagaggaggagaaagagagtagtgttgaggaggaagaggagaaagagagtagtgctgctgaggaggaagaggaggaggaggaggaggaggaagagagtagtgctgaagaggaggaggaagaagaggagaaagagagtagtgctgaagaggaggaggaagaggaggagaaagagagtagtgctgaagaggaggaggaagaagaggagaaagagggtggtgatgctgaggaagaggaggagagcagtgaGCAAGAAGAGAGTGAACATGAGACAGaaagtgaaggagaggaggaggaggacgacgaagaggaacaaaagagcgatgatgaagaagaggctgaggaGGAAGATGCTAATAGCACAGATGAaaaagaagatgaggaggaggaagaagaagaggaggaagaggttgtaaaaaaggaaaagtcagctgaagagagaagtGTTAAATCTGGACGTAAACTGAGATCAGCTCAGGCAGCAGACGAGTCAGAGGAGTTCTGGGGCGACGTGTTACCGCAGTACCTCCACCTGAAATAA